A part of Melittangium boletus DSM 14713 genomic DNA contains:
- a CDS encoding AMP-binding protein, giving the protein MKSPTVVRRETGSTWVELLRGRALEQPARRVFTLLEDGETETRHWDFAELDRRARAIAATLQRQTRAGERALLLYPFGLDFVAAFFGALYAGVVAVPVYPPDPSRLNRTLPRLRAIAQDAQATRVLTTHVIREWVDTLASQAPELASLHWVATDALGPGVEADWRPPDVTPGSLAFLQYTSGSTSLPKGVRLTHSHLLHNQLVMQRALGTTEQSVGVSWLPMYHDMGLIGCVMHAVYAGFSMVLLPPESFLRRPSRWPRAISRYRATISGGPNFAFDLCTRKVTPEEAAGLDLSCWHQAFNAAEPVRPDTLERFARAFAPQGFRAEAFHPLYGLAEATLMTTGKRAEGGPRVLTVEGAALETGHVVERPEGRTGTRRVVGLGHAGSELRVAIVDPITRVRQAPERTGEIWVSGPSVAQGYWNRPEESEHTFRAVCADTGEGPWLRTGDIGFLREGELFFSGRLKDLVIIRGRNHAPQDIERTVEDSHPALRPGCGAAFALDSGSEERLVVVQEVQREREHEDLDSLTHAVRRAVAEAHGLHLDTLVLVRAGSIPKTSSGKIQRHACRQDFLAQTLDVLHTARPAPRDSTAFLREHLARLLGTAPEAVDPSRSLAELGLDSMQQLELRQLLENHARAPQAPKPAASGAFSIAWDVAREAPALWRHLGEAEPWVAEALERLRRELPVPPTNGTFDTGEHFRPPGHFRAFYRRGPGESVIALKGTEVRCEDQAGFLQLMQQRLFERHAKHSVTNTLEYFLLQERKVPGALTLPEALTEARRAAEVQGRFLEEYGAPGGLPVPLLVVRWSEDVAARFRARLLPLLSGFTLGIAEGELREGLACYVYWFPQAPFPRVSHFAGTLAQESQRTGSGGFTNTRLIYATLKHNLDPGAVVDSWVRLTARLLLLGYFPSDIQHFKNGQCIEPQNVLLNGTFADLDSVLPMRQVATDREFYANFLAMLNLLAHTVRVFLAAEGNGTTTRPAPFPHQFQGPDFLDMLSVLHIWERLLVHLREERPHAHLTLDPRLEAIVSSRLSFPVLFEKVLFPLYYAGPTLPESAVHLMNVTDVYSDAAPERRRASREVKYSAKLSVDAVALATLPRAFLDQLQLTPREFIRDCLRDEATLVTVYETFLGRIGLVVLPLEDAELYVDRQRTVGGVIRGLEEAARLGADTVSLTGLVPSATDYGRALEEATRGREGLPRFTTGHATTAACFVMMVERVLGAGGRRMEEEHVTLLGAGSIGTAILRLLLRTLPPPSSLRLCDVPARREHLVRLLEELSLEPGYRGPVEVTLVSGDSVPDEVYASSLVLSATNVPHLLDVNRLRPGTLVVDDSAPHCFEPRRAIRRFQEKRDVLFSEAGALRSHRPVGEIRELTFATGWDQRIRAALKLLHPTEDTLMGCVFSSILSSRFTDAPCLVGTPTLRDLELHYRKLRELRLEAARPYVEDYLLDEDLVGMFRARFGTG; this is encoded by the coding sequence ATGAAATCCCCGACCGTGGTCCGGCGTGAAACCGGTTCAACGTGGGTGGAACTCCTCCGAGGCAGGGCGCTCGAACAGCCCGCCCGCCGCGTCTTCACCCTCCTGGAAGACGGAGAGACGGAAACGCGGCACTGGGACTTCGCGGAGCTGGACCGGCGGGCCCGCGCCATCGCCGCCACCCTGCAACGGCAGACCCGGGCCGGCGAGCGGGCCCTGCTGCTCTACCCCTTCGGCCTGGACTTCGTCGCCGCCTTCTTCGGCGCGCTGTACGCGGGCGTCGTGGCCGTGCCGGTGTATCCGCCGGATCCCTCGCGCCTGAACCGGACCCTGCCGCGGCTGCGCGCCATCGCCCAGGACGCCCAGGCCACCCGGGTGCTCACCACCCACGTCATCCGCGAGTGGGTGGACACCCTGGCCAGTCAGGCACCGGAGCTCGCGTCCCTGCACTGGGTGGCCACCGACGCGCTGGGGCCCGGAGTGGAGGCGGATTGGCGGCCCCCGGACGTGACGCCCGGCTCGCTCGCCTTCCTCCAATACACCTCGGGCTCCACCTCGCTGCCCAAGGGCGTGCGGCTCACCCACTCCCACCTGCTGCACAACCAGCTCGTCATGCAACGCGCCCTCGGCACCACGGAGCAGAGCGTGGGCGTGAGCTGGCTGCCCATGTACCACGACATGGGACTCATCGGCTGTGTGATGCATGCCGTGTACGCGGGCTTCTCCATGGTGCTCCTGCCCCCGGAGAGCTTCCTGCGGCGGCCCTCGCGCTGGCCACGCGCCATCTCCCGCTACCGCGCCACCATCAGTGGAGGGCCCAACTTCGCCTTCGACCTGTGCACCCGGAAGGTGACGCCCGAGGAGGCGGCGGGGCTCGACCTGAGCTGCTGGCACCAGGCCTTCAACGCCGCCGAGCCCGTGCGTCCCGACACCCTGGAGCGCTTCGCTCGCGCGTTCGCGCCCCAGGGCTTCCGCGCCGAGGCGTTCCATCCCCTCTACGGCCTCGCCGAGGCCACGCTCATGACGACGGGGAAGCGCGCGGAGGGAGGGCCGAGGGTGCTCACCGTGGAGGGCGCGGCGCTGGAGACCGGCCACGTCGTCGAGCGGCCCGAGGGGCGGACCGGCACCCGGCGCGTGGTGGGCCTGGGACACGCGGGCAGCGAGCTGCGCGTGGCCATCGTGGACCCCATCACCCGCGTGCGCCAGGCCCCGGAGCGGACGGGGGAAATCTGGGTGTCGGGCCCCAGCGTGGCCCAGGGCTACTGGAACCGGCCGGAGGAGAGCGAGCACACCTTCCGCGCTGTGTGCGCCGATACCGGCGAGGGCCCCTGGCTGCGCACCGGAGACATCGGCTTCCTGCGCGAGGGCGAGCTGTTCTTCTCCGGCAGGCTCAAGGATCTGGTCATCATCCGGGGCCGCAACCACGCGCCCCAGGACATCGAGCGCACCGTCGAGGACAGCCACCCCGCCCTGCGCCCCGGCTGTGGCGCCGCCTTCGCGCTGGACTCGGGGAGCGAGGAACGGCTCGTCGTCGTCCAGGAAGTCCAACGCGAGCGGGAGCACGAGGACCTGGACTCCCTCACCCACGCCGTGCGGCGCGCGGTGGCCGAGGCCCATGGCCTGCACCTCGACACGCTCGTGCTCGTGCGCGCGGGCTCCATTCCCAAGACGTCCAGCGGCAAGATTCAACGCCACGCCTGCCGCCAGGACTTCCTCGCCCAGACGCTGGACGTCCTGCACACCGCGCGGCCCGCGCCTCGGGACTCCACCGCCTTCCTGCGCGAACACCTGGCGCGGCTGCTCGGTACCGCCCCCGAGGCGGTGGATCCCTCGCGCTCCCTGGCGGAGCTCGGCCTGGACTCGATGCAACAGCTGGAGCTGCGCCAGCTCCTGGAGAACCATGCCCGTGCGCCCCAGGCGCCGAAGCCCGCCGCGTCCGGCGCCTTCTCCATCGCCTGGGACGTGGCGCGCGAGGCCCCCGCGCTCTGGCGCCACCTCGGCGAGGCCGAGCCCTGGGTGGCCGAGGCCCTGGAGCGGCTGAGGCGGGAGCTGCCCGTGCCTCCCACCAACGGCACCTTCGACACCGGCGAGCACTTCCGGCCTCCGGGTCACTTCCGCGCCTTCTACCGGCGCGGCCCCGGCGAGAGCGTGATCGCCCTCAAGGGCACCGAGGTGCGCTGCGAGGACCAGGCGGGATTCCTCCAGCTCATGCAACAGCGGCTCTTCGAGCGCCATGCGAAGCACTCGGTGACGAACACGCTGGAGTACTTCCTGTTGCAGGAGCGCAAGGTGCCCGGCGCGCTCACGCTGCCCGAGGCGCTCACCGAGGCGCGGCGCGCGGCCGAGGTCCAGGGCCGCTTCCTGGAGGAGTACGGCGCTCCGGGCGGACTGCCCGTGCCGCTGCTGGTGGTGCGCTGGAGCGAGGACGTGGCGGCGCGCTTCCGGGCCCGGCTCCTGCCCCTGCTCTCCGGCTTCACGCTGGGCATCGCCGAGGGCGAGCTGCGCGAGGGGCTCGCCTGCTACGTGTACTGGTTCCCCCAGGCGCCCTTCCCCCGGGTGAGCCACTTCGCCGGCACGCTCGCCCAGGAAAGCCAGCGCACGGGCTCGGGGGGGTTCACCAACACGCGCCTCATCTACGCCACGCTCAAGCACAACCTGGACCCCGGCGCCGTGGTCGACTCCTGGGTGCGGCTCACCGCGCGCCTGCTGCTGCTCGGCTACTTCCCGAGCGACATCCAGCACTTCAAGAATGGCCAGTGCATCGAGCCGCAGAACGTCCTGCTCAACGGCACCTTCGCGGACCTGGACTCGGTGCTCCCCATGCGCCAGGTGGCCACGGATCGGGAGTTCTACGCGAACTTCCTCGCCATGCTGAACCTGCTGGCCCACACCGTGCGCGTCTTCCTGGCGGCCGAGGGCAACGGCACCACCACGCGGCCCGCGCCCTTTCCGCACCAGTTCCAGGGCCCCGACTTCCTGGACATGCTCTCCGTGCTGCACATCTGGGAGCGGCTGCTCGTGCACCTGCGCGAGGAGCGGCCCCACGCGCACCTGACGTTGGATCCCCGGCTGGAAGCGATCGTCTCCTCGCGGCTGTCCTTCCCGGTGCTCTTCGAGAAGGTGCTCTTCCCGCTCTACTACGCCGGGCCCACGCTGCCCGAGAGCGCCGTGCACCTCATGAACGTGACGGACGTCTACAGCGACGCGGCCCCGGAGCGGCGGCGCGCCTCGCGCGAGGTGAAGTACAGCGCGAAGCTGTCCGTGGACGCCGTGGCGCTGGCCACCCTGCCGCGCGCCTTCCTGGACCAGCTCCAGCTCACCCCGCGCGAGTTCATCCGCGACTGCCTGCGCGACGAGGCCACGCTCGTCACCGTGTACGAGACGTTCCTCGGCCGCATCGGGCTGGTGGTGCTGCCCCTGGAGGACGCGGAGCTCTACGTGGACCGGCAACGCACCGTGGGGGGCGTCATCCGGGGGTTGGAGGAAGCGGCCCGGCTGGGAGCCGACACGGTGTCCCTCACGGGGCTGGTGCCCTCGGCCACGGACTACGGGCGCGCCCTCGAGGAGGCCACGCGCGGCCGGGAGGGACTGCCCCGCTTCACCACCGGCCACGCCACCACCGCCGCCTGCTTCGTGATGATGGTGGAGCGGGTGCTCGGCGCGGGCGGGCGCCGCATGGAGGAGGAGCACGTGACGCTGCTGGGCGCGGGCTCCATCGGCACCGCCATCCTCCGCCTGCTGCTGCGCACCCTGCCCCCGCCAAGCTCGCTGCGGCTGTGCGACGTGCCCGCCCGGCGGGAGCACCTGGTGCGGCTCCTCGAGGAGCTGAGCCTGGAGCCGGGCTACCGCGGCCCGGTGGAGGTGACGCTCGTCTCCGGCGACAGCGTGCCCGACGAGGTGTACGCCTCCTCGCTGGTGCTCAGCGCCACGAACGTGCCCCACCTGCTCGACGTGAACCGGCTGCGGCCCGGCACGCTGGTGGTGGACGACTCGGCGCCCCACTGCTTCGAGCCTCGCCGCGCCATCCGCCGCTTCCAGGAGAAGCGCGACGTGCTCTTCAGCGAGGCGGGGGCCCTGCGCAGCCACCGGCCCGTGGGGGAAATCCGCGAGCTCACCTTCGCCACGGGGTGGGACCAGCGCATCCGCGCGGCGCTCAAGCTGCTGCACCCCACCGAGGACACCCTCATGGGCTGTGTCTTCTCCAGCATCCTCAGCTCGCGCTTCACGGACGCGCCGTGTCTGGTGGGCACGCCCACGCTCCGGGACCTGGAGCTGCACTACCGCAAGCTGCGCGAACTGCGCCTCGAGGCCGCCCGGCCCTATGTGGAGGACTACCTCCTGGATGAGGACCTGGTGGGGATGTTCCGCGCCCGCTTTGGCACCGGGTAG
- a CDS encoding polysaccharide lyase has translation MKRLLNIAPLALLLPTLASAAVVWKGDLETGNLSQWDKEQSVNSNRLLVVNSPVREGKYALKVTVRKGDNPINASGNRNELVYLSHETPGSEYYYKWSTLFPQSFPKSNKWALFTQWHQEGNSGSPPLEMYVAGDQMKLRVGGSSGKILWTKPLQREHWNDFVLHVKWSPKKDTGFIELFHDGKVVVPKTYMATQFSNQSNYLKLGLYRDASIAPEGIVYHDGFTQSTHREDVISNEVAAAEPESAPVPEQADPSEGPPDSDGAAGDSGAIAQLPTGTSPGTAGLVPGNASPEEAMAAAGCGASATGGMPVLVAGVLTALALASRRKTATARATRSPPR, from the coding sequence TTGAAGCGACTGTTGAACATTGCCCCCCTCGCGCTGCTACTGCCCACCCTGGCCTCGGCCGCCGTCGTGTGGAAGGGCGACCTCGAGACGGGCAACCTCTCGCAGTGGGACAAAGAGCAGAGCGTGAACTCGAACCGCCTGCTGGTCGTCAATTCGCCCGTTCGCGAGGGCAAATACGCGCTCAAGGTCACCGTGCGAAAGGGAGACAATCCCATCAACGCCAGTGGCAACCGCAATGAATTGGTTTACCTGAGCCACGAGACCCCCGGCTCCGAGTATTACTACAAGTGGAGCACGCTCTTCCCCCAGAGCTTCCCCAAGTCGAACAAGTGGGCGCTCTTCACCCAGTGGCACCAGGAGGGCAACAGCGGCTCTCCCCCGCTCGAGATGTACGTGGCGGGAGATCAGATGAAGCTGCGCGTGGGCGGCAGCAGCGGGAAGATCCTCTGGACCAAGCCCCTGCAGCGCGAGCACTGGAATGACTTCGTGCTGCACGTGAAGTGGTCGCCCAAGAAGGACACCGGCTTCATCGAGCTGTTCCATGACGGCAAGGTCGTCGTGCCCAAGACGTACATGGCCACGCAGTTCTCCAACCAGAGCAACTACCTCAAGCTGGGCCTGTACCGTGATGCGTCCATCGCCCCGGAGGGCATCGTCTACCACGATGGTTTCACCCAGAGCACCCACCGCGAGGACGTGATCTCCAACGAGGTGGCCGCCGCGGAGCCCGAGTCGGCTCCCGTCCCCGAGCAGGCCGACCCCTCCGAGGGCCCGCCCGACTCCGACGGGGCCGCGGGTGACTCGGGCGCCATCGCCCAGCTGCCCACGGGCACCTCGCCCGGCACCGCGGGCCTTGTCCCCGGCAACGCCTCCCCCGAGGAGGCCATGGCGGCCGCGGGCTGCGGCGCTTCCGCGACGGGTGGCATGCCCGTGCTCGTGGCCGGAGTGCTGACGGCGCTCGCGCTGGCCAGCCGCCGCAAGACGGCGACCGCCCGCGCCACCCGCTCCCCCCCGCGCTAA
- the fghA gene encoding S-formylglutathione hydrolase — METTLQTVSEHACFGGTVGFYKHTSQACGGEMRFSVYVPPQARAGTQVPVLYYLSGLSCSEETFQIKAGAQRLAAELGLMLVVPDTSPRHTGIPQEDADWEVGTAAGFYVDATQAPWAPRFRMYSYVTQELPELVGKHFPARMDREGIFGHSMGGHGALICALRQPDRYRSVSAFAPISAPVRCPWGQKAFGKYLGPDPEAWRAWDATELLRGGARIPPLLVDQGTRDKFLTEQLKPELLRQACEQAGQPLTLRTQDGYDHGYYFVSTFMADHLRHHAAALTA, encoded by the coding sequence ATGGAGACGACCCTTCAAACGGTCTCCGAGCACGCCTGCTTCGGCGGCACCGTCGGCTTCTACAAGCACACCTCCCAGGCGTGCGGCGGGGAGATGCGCTTCTCCGTCTACGTGCCGCCCCAGGCCCGGGCGGGCACCCAGGTGCCCGTCCTCTACTACCTCTCCGGCCTGAGCTGCTCCGAGGAGACCTTCCAGATCAAGGCGGGGGCCCAGCGGCTCGCGGCGGAGCTGGGGCTGATGCTCGTCGTCCCCGACACGAGCCCGCGTCACACCGGCATCCCCCAGGAGGACGCCGACTGGGAGGTGGGCACCGCCGCCGGCTTCTATGTGGACGCGACCCAGGCTCCCTGGGCCCCGCGCTTCCGCATGTACAGCTACGTCACCCAGGAGCTCCCCGAGCTGGTGGGCAAGCACTTCCCCGCCCGGATGGATCGCGAAGGCATCTTCGGCCACTCCATGGGAGGACATGGCGCGCTCATCTGCGCCCTGCGCCAGCCGGACCGCTACCGCTCCGTCTCCGCCTTCGCCCCCATCAGCGCTCCCGTGCGCTGTCCCTGGGGACAGAAGGCCTTCGGCAAGTACCTGGGTCCGGACCCCGAGGCCTGGCGCGCGTGGGATGCCACGGAATTGCTGCGCGGCGGGGCGCGAATCCCCCCGCTCCTGGTGGATCAGGGCACGCGCGACAAGTTCCTCACGGAGCAATTAAAGCCAGAATTACTGCGCCAGGCCTGCGAGCAGGCGGGTCAGCCCCTGACACTCCGCACCCAGGACGGCTATGACCACGGCTATTACTTCGTTTCGACCTTCATGGCGGACCACCTGCGGCACCATGCCGCGGCGCTAACCGCCTGA